In Bombina bombina isolate aBomBom1 chromosome 6, aBomBom1.pri, whole genome shotgun sequence, a single genomic region encodes these proteins:
- the RAB19 gene encoding ras-related protein Rab-19: MPGRMQNITGSSASEDDPFDFLFKIILIGDSNVGKTCVVHRFHSGNFSDKQQNTIGVDFTVRSLNIEGKKVKVQVWDTAGQERFRTITQSYYRSAHGAIIAYDITRRQTFESIPHWIHEAEKYGAANLMLMLIGNKSDLLEKRQVLFEEACTLAEKHGLLAVLETSAKESHNVEEVFLLMAKELIARNTLNFHSENPRNSFMLESHPIIAPPAEKNCQC, encoded by the exons ATGCCAGGAAGGATGCAAAACATAACAGGATCCAGCGCTTCGGAGGACGATCCCTTTGACTTCCTTTTTAAGATTATTCTCATTGGAGACTCAAATGTTGGTAAAACTTGCGTGGTTCATCGGTTTCATTCTGGGAATTTCTCTGATAAACAACAAAACACTATCGGGGTGGATTTCACTGTAAGGTCTCTGAATATTGAAGGGAAGAAAGTGAAG GTGCAGGTGTGGGACACAGCTGGTCAGGAAAGATTCCGCACAATTACTCAGAGTTACTATCGCAGCGCACATGGAGCCATCATCGCTTATGATATAACTCGGCGTCAGACATTTGAATCTATTCCTCACTGGATCCATGAAGCAGAGAAATATGGAGCAGCCAATTTGATGCTGATGTTGATTG gaaaTAAATCAGATCTCTTGGAAAAGAGGCAGGTCTTGTTTGAAGAAGCGTGCACACTTGCGGAGAAGCACGGGCTATTAGCTGTCCTGGAAACTTCTGCGAAAGAATCTCACAATGTCGAAGAAGTGTTTTTGCTGATGGCTAAAGAACTTATTGCACGAAACACTCTCAACTTTCACTCCGAAAATCCACGCAACAGTTTTATGCTGGAATCCCATCCTATCATTGCTCCCCCGGCAGAGAAGAACTGTCAGTGCTGA